The sequence CCTTacttttgttgaaaatttaaaaaattgtgttgaggataataaaattttttttaaaaaggattaatatacacacacacacatatatatatatatatatatatatatatattttatattatatactatGAAGTAGGATTAAGGAAGGAATTTGCATTCATTTGGGTGTCATGTAGTTTCTGGTAGCTAATTTGCATAGTTTTTATGTATCATGTAGTTTCTAGTAGCTGATTTGCATAGTCTATGCCATAAGTGAGGTAAAGCTAAAAGGTTATTTATTCATCACATAGAAAAATCAACATTTACCACATTTAGTGTTTGAATaagtttatttagttgaaattgaaaattttttgttgaaactgtaaaaaaaaagttaaaaattaagctaaatagtacagtgggacctattaatagtatcaaaaagtatagtaggacccatgaatagtagcaaaaataagttaaaagtGGAGataagctaaaaaatttagcttatCTCCACTAATTCAACTTAttcccaaatgcacactaatttcggttgacaattttttttttaaaaaaaaaaaaaaaaaccttccacTAGTGTAATGCCCCCACTTTGATTATATGGAAATGTTAAAAAATGCCATAAGGTAttggtttaggaactattttatgagaataataaaataattaattttattgataactttttatatttccaataaaaatgatgtcaaaactttcttaatatggtttattaacaatatGAATTGTTAACTAATGCTCTAAGGGCATTGGTTAAAGCATTggtttatgaattatttttagaaacattttattcggaaaataataaaataataatatatgttgttgacaactttttatattttctataaaagtggtgtcaaaactttttcattataatttattaacaattgtcctAAGAGCATATGTTAATATGACCCATTAACAATTGGCCTAAATACATCGTTAACATGGCCATTATTGTAAACTCATGCGCATTTTATTCTTTAATGGTGTATTTATTTGACAATGTTAAACAAAGTCAATTGATGCACTTGATTACCTTATCCGGCGGGATTATTATGTAGCTCAGCattgattgttattgttggcTAATGAGTGCTGTTTacatacagttttttttttcctcttctgaATGCTGTTTACATACAGTTCTCTCAATATTTCATGGCCCATATATGTTCGTACACAAAATTGAATGTACAATGGGTATGGATAACGCTCtcacaacaaaaaattgaatgtACAATGGGTATGGATAATGCTCtcacaacaaaaaattgaatgtATAATTAATGGTTATTGATAACGCTCACTACAAACCACAAAGTAGAAGCAGCTTTTCAAAGCTGACAGCACGCTTACATAAATTCAACTAGTTTTGGAAATATCTGGATTTGGTGATATTATTAAAAGGTTGATTAATATATTAAGTAAATCACTTTCCTGGTATTGAATCAACACTAAAGTCATTGTTGATTATTTCAATTTCCAACCACTAATGGTGAAATCAAGGACtagagttttattttcttggtcACGCAATTGTGAAAATTTGATCATATTACCATTTATTGAaagctctctcttcttctctttcctcGTAAGTCGTAACCCATACAATTACATGCACGCACGAGCCAAGAAATATAGAACTACAAAACAAGGACTATAGTGTTCAGAAATTTGACTAAAGAAacgagatttaaaaaaaattcatttgaattAACAAAAAGAATACATGGAAGCTAAATTGGCTTTCATTTATCAATTACAAatcacccacaaaaaaaaaaaaaaaaaaaaattgtgtcgGTGTCAAGTTATCTTACCTAACATTTTATTTAGACCAATACTACCAAAGAATAAAAAGGTGGGATTTTTGTGTCCCATTCTCAATGTTACAATACTTTAATACAAAGACACGATTTATGTCCAATACACTAATACACTAAACACATTAGAATATGAACATGTGTCCACATTTTAATATGTCCAGTATATTGATGCATTAGATATAATCTCAATCCTTAATACaacattagcaaaaaaattatatgcttAGTCTACTAAGACCATTTGTTTTGTGAGTACTGGTGGCTTGATGATCATGAGCATGTCCGGCGGGGGACTTTGCATGGCGAAGGTGCCTTTCTTGAGAGAGTAATTTTGCAAACCTGCAACAACATTAATTATATGCTTTTGGATTAGCTTAatgtgaaaactaaaaacaaaactttttttttaaagaaattgtagaatatatatataataacagtttgatatatttatttttagtaccTTATGAGGGCAGCTTCATTAGTTTCATGGTTAGAAGCCTCATAAACTCCTGTCTCCAAGTTCACCCTAGCAACTGGTTTCTTTAGCAACTCTTCACCAACTTTCACAAGATCAtccatattttgttttgtggcCACGTCCACAGAAGTTACTGTCCCAACCAAGGTATCGTCCTGCATTGTTTTGATTCAAACTTGTCTATGTTAATTAAGTGAACAAGAACTTTTGACTTTTATACcatgaattttattacataagaCTTGTATAACAATGTGTCAATTcttaaatacaaaacaaaaaatgtaagaaaaatatcaaattttttattaattttaccATAAATGTTTTCAAACTAACGTCGTAATAATAAATGTGATCATTGTCACTtcaacaaataataaataaatgtttaaatcatttttttttttaaattcatgatGAGAAAGTCTTGATATACAATAAAAATCTCACAATATTCTTATGATAcgtttatttttagttgtagtgGATTTGTGTATAAccttattttattgattgatgATGAATTGATACCTCAACTTGTtgagaaaatgttgtgaatttttgttgtgcCCATAGAAGAACTCAATTGATGAACATCGATTTACAGGATTTGTGTAATAAAATATGTACTAACCCCTAGTCTCACCCAAAGagtaattaagaaaattatttattactaCATTATTGATGTGTCATTAATTGCATTTATTGACATGTaagttatcaaatttttttttgggtaataaaaTTGGTAATAGTTGTAGTATTTTCTAATGTATGGAAGCTCTGAATGATATATATGTACCTGAATCCGCAAGTAATTTTTCTCAGAATGAAGGGCTTGAAAAACCACAGAGAGGTGGACATCAACCATGTCTGCACTTGCGTGAGAAAATACATCAATAATTGGGGTGGAACCACCACTTGTTAACCAATCCAGCAAGCCCCACTTAGCTGCCTTGTGTGCCCTGTATTTTCCTTCGGCTTTTTGTGAGCCAGTTCCTAATGATATCACCAAAAACCTTCCATAGTCCATTGGTTTTATTGGAAAGAAGTCCGAACTTCCTCGAATGATTTGCTTTGTCACTTCACCAATGGCAAGTAAAGCCTGAAATTGCACCAATTTAGTAATACTAGAATAacgattaaatgattaaatttattattttttaaacagatttataataaaaaaatattaggaaatttattatatataataatcatTAGGAGTCATGTGAGGTTTGAAAAAGACATATACCGGATTATTAGCAGCAACACCACcatctgtaaggttgaattctCTCACATTTCCCTCGGGGTCTACAGTTTCAAAGTAATAAGTTGGAAGATAAGTTGGGGCAGCTGAGGTTGCTATGCAAATATCTGAGAGTAAGGCATTCATGCTTGGGTTTTTCTTTACCTGTTTTCATGACCAAATCAAAGTAAATGTTAGTACAATTCAGCTCCATCATTTGCAGTCACTTTCTTATCCAGGGTTAATCTGAACCACTACATATATTGTggaaattaaaggaaaaaaaaagtactgggGTAATTAACCatataaaaaaccattttaatgAGAAGAAGACAAACCTCATAGCTAGAAAAAATGGTTGGCTGGAGTCTTTTGATGTCAAATGTTGGAATAACAACATTAGTCAATGTCTTTTCCAATTTTGTATGTCCTAGTTTTTCCTTAACAAGGTTATGCAGATATTTCCCATCATACTTTGGTCCAGCTAGAGCTTTGATAATCTTTGAAAGATGAGGAAGTACTGGACAACTGCAATTTGGGAAAAATAATATCAtgttaaaaaccaaaacaaatggGGTCAAGTCAATAATCaaacagatatatatatatatatatatatatatagattttattgatatttttataTCTCATACTCTAATTTTTACCTGTTCTGTGGGAAGATATGAGGGCAGTGGTTTAGGTAGAAATCCTTGATATCCTTGGCAGCAAAGACAGGTCGGTTATTTTCATCTGGAGCAGCTAGCATGGCAGTGACAAGACCACCTGTGCTTGTTCCTGAGATAACATCAAAATAATCTGCTATTCTTGCATCTTCACCATCCAGTTTCTGCACCATACATAAGCAAATATAGAGTAAGTACTTGGAAAGATTGCATATTGAACCCTTATAAATGATTTAACAAAGCAGAACTTCACTAGTGAATGAAAAAAAGTGTTGAATTTCTTTAGGTTTGTGGCATGAAACATGTatgattaataaataatatatttttctaccTGAAGTTCAGATTCTAAAAAACTAAGGATAGTTCCTGGGATAACCCCTCTTATTCCACCACCATCAATGCTGAGAACAGTGATTAGGTTTCCATAAGTTGGAGGTTGTAGGGGTACATTTATTGAGCCCATTGGGATAAAGATGCAggtaaggagagagagagagagagagagagagagagagagagagagaggatttaaGAGCTTTAGAAAAACTATGAACTTTTAAGGAAGTTTAAAAGAGAGGATAATGTGACTTGATATGTCTTCTTTTCATGGAAGTTGTGTATTTATAATACTCCTCACATCTCCTTGTCCAAAGATTCAACCGCGTCATTGGATTGGGCCATAAGCCTTAAAAGAAAGTCATCGGATCAAAGTGTTTCAAATTTGACCAATAACTTGTACCTTTGCTGATATTGTTTACGTACATATATACTGAAAATTCATAAACCAATGTAGTGATTGGAAAGTTCGGGTGAATTACAAGCATTGCCTCTTACATTGTCACAAAAATTGTACCTTTAGGCTATGGTCACTGTAAGTGAGAATTGTAGGTGAGACCACTTCAAAAGAATTGTAGGTAAGCATGAGTTTGGTTAGACCATAAAGGCAACAGGCCTAACAAAGGCGCTCATGAATGGTTACCCCCAAGTTAATCCCTACCTAGTggctaaaattaaatttattattattctcaAGCTTTGCTTTTCCTACATTCAATGGTTGCAACATTCAAGAATAACAAGTCTTTACCTTTTACACGTTAATTTGATTCGCAAAAGGCGGCGCCTCAAGTAACCAAAAGATGTGTTGGATAAATATGTGTGAGTAGAATGTTCATGTAGAGAAAAAGAAGTGAAGTTgagaaattaatataatatagtgGAGCTCCTATGTCATATTAAGGACTCCATTGGAGTTTTCTCAAGTATTATCTTCCCAacatgatgatgatgttggggagataaacaccttgggCTGAATTGGAGTTTTCCTAAGAATTATCTTCCCAACATGATGGTGATGTTGGGGGAGATAAAACACTTTAAGGAGACTTTTTGagtatttaatttataaagacACACTTAACTCAAAAGGTTTAACTGCTATGagttcaattatattatattaaccacttattattaatattattattcaatttagAACTTCAATAACACGTATACACCCAAccggttatcatatcattgaaaaGTCATTTGAGGTACTTGTCagaattaaatatttaaacaaatgtgtacaatTCAATTACATCTAATGCTTAAAGGAAATGTGAAAAACTTGATAATTCTATTGGCCTTATGAATTTTGTCTTCAAATTGTGTTGAATTATTGACCCTATGTATCTATACCATTTTGCGAATCCGACATGCATGGTTATTCATTCTTAAAAGATTTGATTGTTCtgtcaaaaaggaaaagtaGTAAGTCTTATAGCTACGTACttggttttggtaaaattttcTAGTTGACATAGTCAAACTTTTGAGAGCGTTGTCTAGGTTATGCTTCCTTTTCTCTTTGGCTAAAACAAACGTGAAGAAAGGGCAAATGGAATTTTAAACGTGAAGAATATTATATCCATTATCAGAGGATAACTTGCAAAGGCAATTCTAGCAACCGAGTACTTGTTAGAATTCAACAATTCAACGTATGTGTACCATTCAATTTCAAGCGCTGCATAAAAGAAATGTAAAAACTTGGTCATTCGATTGGCCTTATGCATTGTTTTCAAAACTTGATCATTTCTAGGACCTTCAGTAGAgattaatgaaagaaaaaaaaaattacagtagAGATTAATGAAAGAACTGCAGCATGAAATTATGTGACTTGCCTCTAGAGCTTAAACTAATAGGAAAATGGTGAATTAAATCATTTAGCCTTTATTCTAACTGTAAGTAGTTCATGTTGAGAGTTTACTAAGTTTTTTCTTGACAGGAACATAGATTTAGCACCACCTGTTTAGAATTTTCTATGGCAGTATTTGACTTACTGCATTTCCAATCTAGTATTAACTGATATTTGTATTGCTgcaatatttttaaatcaattatttGCAGTTTACTAGCAAGGTAGGAAGAAGATTAATTTATGTTTAGAGAAGGGAACAAATTAAGTATGgaaattgataatatatttcCTGTTAGACTTTATCACATTAGGAATAAGCATGATGACAACATTTGAAAAAGATGCATCAACCTACATCACAGAAGaccatcaaatttaaaaaaaaaaaaaaaaaaaaaaaaacatacatcacAAAAGCAAGTGCACGGGTGGTATATAATAAATgatatattactttatttttttatttttatacaagatagagaATTTACTATAGcataatttaagtatatatgtgtgtgaagtttctTCCTAGAAACTTGAAAGCACTTATATTTTTGGAGTGACCACCGCATCAAAGGTGCGCAGTGGTAATGATATATTACTAAAGGTTTAAAGCTtggctttttaaatttttttttttaatttatattaggAAAATGCACAAATGTGGAAGCCAAATAAGTAAATTGTGAAAGATGAGTCTTCTATTACCCAATTTTGGCTGCACAAACTGATAATACTAACAATAACATTCTTGATAAGGGTAAGTGCGCCCATACCCGGCGGCCagacatttttttaatgcatggcTGAAGGCTTGCTGCCAGAGCAAAGACAATACAATTCACATGGATGGCTATAGATCCAACTCAGGATAAACAAAACACCAATTAgaataaatactaaaaacaagaacaagaacaataataaataatacattaaaacttaaagctcaatctctctctcacaagaCTAGCTGATATCTTTACCAAACTTCCTCCACCAAGATGTTTTAGTGCATTAGCTGCCAAATTCAAGTTGGTCCCCACTCACCCAAATGAATTTGTGAGAGGCTGTTAGAATATAAGCCCAAGGCGCTTAGGCCAATTATTCTAGGTCTCCACTACACTTATATTACTTATACAATGTATCTTGTCTACCTATATAAAAGGCAGACCTTTGTACTTTATTCTATATAGTTTAATACACAGTCTTTTAGACTTTAACAAGAGGAATCGAGCAAATTACTGACTAGGCTCCATTTCATTGCACTGGAAGCCTGTTCAAAGTTCCATGGAAATATGTTACATTAACTTTATATCATTTCTGCAGTTCTTAGATTAGCATCAGTTATGTTTCGCATCTCATTTCTGCAGTGATGAGGTTTCGCGACAGTGCTTCTCTTTTGAGAGTAGCTTTGCAAACCTGCATTATTTAGATAAAAGCTATTGTTATTATTAACAATGcagattttttttacttcacaaaaatttgaataatcTTACACCTTATGAGAGCCTCCTCATTAGTCTCATGTTTAGAAGGTTCCAGATTGCCCGTCTCTAAGTTCACCCTCGAGATCGGTTTCTTTAATAATCCTTCTGCAACTTTTGCAAGATTTTCCATATTCTCCTTGGTGGAAATATCAACAGAAGACACTTCTCCCTTTAGTGTATCATCCTGAAATGTCaatgttaaaataatttttaaatgattaaagTTGTCTTTTTCCATAGACTTAAACTTTTAGAACAAGTGGTAACTAATTTGTCACTCTCATATTAATTTGCCAAACTAGTGGTATTAATTTGTCACTTTTTGAACTCAAGGCATCAGTTAAAATCAATCAATGAAATACTGAAtttaataaaacttgtgtatAGTAGTATCTGCACACATTGGACttaagcattgaaatttaattattacCTGAATTCGGAGGTAGTTATTTTCACTATCGAGAGCTTTAAAAACAACAGAAAGGTGAAAGTCCACTATATCAGCACTTGCTTGAGTGAACACATTCACCAATGGGGCAGAGTGACCACTAGTTAACCACCCGAATATACCCTACCGAGCTGCTTCTTTGGCAGTGTATTTCTCTTCAACTTTTGTTGAACCAGTTCCTAGTGATAGAACCAGAAATCGACCATAATCTGCTGTCTTTATGGAACTGAAGTTAGGACTCCCCCGGTTAATCTCTTTTGTCACTTCGCCAATGGCAATCAAAGCCTACAGAATCATATGAGAATTAGACAATGATATTGATAAGAGAGTATGAtttcagagagaataaaaaaGCGACGTATACTAAACTTATTACCGGATTATTAGCAGCTACACCACCATCAATAAGATTGAATTTTCTCACTCTTCCAGTTGAGTCTTTGGTATCAAAATTATGGGCAGGGAAATATGTTGGGGCAGCTGAGGTTCCAATGCATATATCTGAAAGTAAGGCATCAAAGTGTGCATGGTTCTTCACCTAATTAAGGCATGGATACAAATATATGTTAGTTCTTTTTGGTTTATGTGAAGTGTTAATTCCTTCTCATTAGACTGGATTAATTTCAGGTAAAGTTAAAAACTTGGATTAATTTAAAAACCTCATAGCTGGAGAAAATGGCTGGCTGGAGTTGCTTGATGTCAAAGGTTGGGATTACCACATTGGTCAGTGTGTGGCGTAATTGAGTATTCCCTAGTTTTTCCTTCAGAAGGCTATGAAGATACTTTCCATCGTATTTTGGTCCTGTTATGGCTTTGATCAATTTTGTTGCTTGAGCAAATGGAGAACTGTTGCTTAAGCATATTAGTATAGTGTCATTTAATATGGAATAAGACATAGTGATAGCATGAAAAACATTGAGGCTCAATTGTTACCGATCTTGAGGAAAGATTTTAGGTCCATTATCAAAATAGAAGGCCTTGATGTCTTTGGCAGCATACATGGGGCGTTTGTTTTCATTTGGTGCAGTTAGCATGGTAGTCAAAAGACCTCCTGTACTTGTCCCTGCGATCACATCAAAATAATCTGCAATTCTAGCTTCGGGGCCATCAATTTTCTGCACCACAaggtaaaaaatgtaaaaaaaaccATGTGAAAAAAATAGTCATGTTAATTGCCATTACTATTTTGAATGACTTATATGTAGTACCACTGTAGTCAATTTTTATAAAGCTCAAGCTTGTCAAATGGTCTTCTAGAAGTTAATCTACACGCATGTCTTGTAAATGACTATATTGGGATGAAAGTTACTAATCAAAcccattttttatttggaaaaaaaaaagaaaaaaaaagaaaaagcaattaTGCAAGCTACCAATGATTGGTTTCTGTTCTATTAAATAAGAACTTTAGATTGAAAACTAATATTTGAACTTTATACACATAGATGACATGTGCCAACTGGCTGGTATATAACAATATTGTAACCTGTAACTCAGACTCAAGGAAGCTAAGTATGATTCCTGGAATAATCCCCCTTATTCCACCTCCATCAATGCTAAGAACAGTAATGAACTTTCCATGTGTTGGAGGCCGCAGGGGTGATATTGCTTTTTCCATAAGGAATTGGGATGAGAATATGATTATGGAGCTAGGAGGTTAGTTGCTGTGCTGCCGGAAACTACATAGTGCCAATCTATTTATAATCCTTTAAGCTTTCAAGTGCCAGTTAAGTTTCaacattttcatcatttttatgGGACTAATAATGCTGTAATATGGACCATATGCATACATGGTGGTTTCTTCAATATGGTTTGAGTTGATATGTAGCTTTATCATCGACAGTTTCAACAGAGTATTCCATTTCCTTATAGTGATCTTTCTTTAGCAAAGAAGAAATTGCATCTTAGGCTCTACATATACAGGAATTGTAGTTGAGACTCCAGGAGAATTGTAGGTAAGAAGAATTAGGTGAAGTGATGATATCCTAATGGCAATGTGGATAGTGGATTTCATTATCTAGCAAGGGCAATATTTTGGATATAAAAATCCTATCCAATGactcttttttggtttaatttcaaTAAGTCTAGGGATATAAAATTTTTCACAGCTTCTTTTATAACAGTGGAGATGATATGTTTTGATGTATAATAAAATGATGGTATTAGTATGAGTCCATGTAAAAAAGTTAGGCACCTCTAACATTGTTCTGTTGATTttcaattcaagttttagtgCTTAAGTGTCCATGTGCACGCTCTAGGGCAAATGTCTAGTTGTTGATTTTCAATCTCAAGTTGTAGTGCGTAAGTGTCCATGTGCACACTCTAGGGCAAATGTCTACTTGTTGCGCTCAATAATTAGCAAACTATGATGATTGGAATGCAGAAAGTTCAATATTTTGATCACGCCGGTTTTTGAAAGATATAATGCATAATGATGTTCATTGGGTCACATTTCTAATTAGGTCATTTAGGTTCCTTTGAGCAATTCATACTTTTCTTATCAAAATCTATCATCTCATAGGTATGGTTGTATATAATTACTAAGTATATTAAGATTCTACtcatttttgatatttttaaacatttgatcTAAATTCCTATTCTCGTCACAATAAtaagtttcaaaatatttatatagtttactaaattttggtcaaattttaaattattgtcattttttaatgtatttttacacattaaatttattaaataagatCTAATTAATA is a genomic window of Quercus lobata isolate SW786 chromosome 2, ValleyOak3.0 Primary Assembly, whole genome shotgun sequence containing:
- the LOC115974208 gene encoding patatin-like protein 2, whose protein sequence is MGSINVPLQPPTYGNLITVLSIDGGGIRGVIPGTILSFLESELQKLDGEDARIADYFDVISGTSTGGLVTAMLAAPDENNRPVFAAKDIKDFYLNHCPHIFPQNSCPVLPHLSKIIKALAGPKYDGKYLHNLVKEKLGHTKLEKTLTNVVIPTFDIKRLQPTIFSSYEVKKNPSMNALLSDICIATSAAPTYLPTYYFETVDPEGNVREFNLTDGGVAANNPALLAIGEVTKQIIRGSSDFFPIKPMDYGRFLVISLGTGSQKAEGKYRAHKAAKWGLLDWLTSGGSTPIIDVFSHASADMVDVHLSVVFQALHSEKNYLRIQDDTLVGTVTSVDVATKQNMDDLVKVGEELLKKPVARVNLETGVYEASNHETNEAALIRFAKLLSQERHLRHAKSPAGHAHDHQATSTHKTNGLSRLSI